Sequence from the Nitrososphaerota archaeon genome:
GATGAAAGGTGAGGAGGTGGAGGAGCTTACAGTAGTAGAAGCGTTTGAGAAGGGGTACTTACCGAACAAGCTCATCGCCTACTATTTAGCCATCCTCCAACAATTCTATAGATATGTTGGGTTGGATATTAAGAGAACCCGCTTTAGGAGGCTCGGTGACGATGAGAAGGCCTTCTACGCAACCTCAGCCTTTGATTTTGAGGTGGAAACCAGTCTAGGTTGGGTTGAGCTGGTAGCTTGTAATCACAGAGGTGACTATGATCTATCGGGGCACGCTAAAGTTAGCAAGAAGGATATGATGGTATTGGATGGTGATAAAGATGTTCTGCCGAATGTCTTTGAGCTTTCGATGGGTGTTGATAGAAGCGTCTACGCCGTAGTAGAACATTCGCTTACGGTTGAAGGGGAGCGTACAGTCATGCGCCTTAAACCATACCTCGCGCCTGTTCAAGTTGGGGTCTTCCCGCTTGTAACTAGAGATGGGCTACCAGAAGTCGCTAAGCAGATCCACTCTAAACTAAAGCTGGGTTTCGACGCCTTCTATGACGAATCGGGCAGCATAGGAAGGAGGTATAGGAGAATGGATGAAATCGGCACACCTATTTGTGTCACAGTCGACTACCAGACCCTTCAAGATAACACCGTCACAATAAGAGACAGAGACACGATGGCTCAGGAGAGGGTAAAGGTAAGTGAGTTAGAACAGATTCTCTACCAAAAGATCTACAGCTATCCCGCCTAACTCATAAGCAGAAAGACAGCCATAGCGGCAAACGCGCCTATGAATGTAGAGGTTAGATTAACGAGGTTATTATCAAACCTAGGTATGCCTGATACGAAGGAGCCTTTAACACCGTGGTGCGTAGGCTGTTCAACAACTCTACCGCAGACTGCGCATTTGTACTTTTCTTGCAGAAGAGCGCCCAGTAAACTATCGCCTATCGAGCCTAGTGTACCGCCCGCGGCGGCGACAGCAACCACCTTAAACAGAGAGCCGCTAAAGAAACCAAGCATATATGCAGAGAAGCCGATGATCAAAGCGCCCACAACAGCCATGCTGGTGCCTAGAGGCGTTACACCACCGGAGGTGCCTGGTTCGACTTGGCGGCGAAGATCCACTATAAGTCGAGGCTTCGTCTTACTCAGTAACCCTACTTCGGTTGCAAGCGTATCCGATGCTGCTGTAGCCACAACACCGAGAAACGCTGCTGCAAAGATGTCCCCACCAAAGAGATATTCGGCTGCGGCGAACAAAGCTGCTGCCCCGCCGTTTGATACTGCATTGACCCAGCTTCTGGCGCCTCCTTTGGCTTCTGCTGCGCCAAGGCAGCGTTTGTATGCATATTTGTAGCGTGTGAAGAATGAGGCTGTTACGAAGAAGATTATCATTACGAGCAGCCAACCCCAACAACCGGAGCCAACAAAAATTATCATACCTATCGCTGTGGAGGCTATTGCGCCGCTTAGACTAAGGGCTCGTAGTCTGAATGCTAGGTAAGAGAGGAGCGTTATAAACACGAACCCTACTACTATATCGGATAGCGGCAGTGGCATAAACCCCGGATATGGCGTGATAGAGATTTTTAAAAACATTTCCCTCTCTGCTACCACGTACTGCTATGGTTTTGCGAGGAAACCATCCAGTATTTGCTGTACCTTGTGGAGTACGTGGTTTCAGGCACTCTTGGGTAGATGAAAGGTGTGGTCTAGTATGGGACGAATGTTAAGGGTATGTATTTTCTAGGCAACACTTCCGAGGGTTTGGGCAGCTGATTCTCAACATCCGATGGAATTTTCCCGAGGAAGTAGGCTCTTGGCTTATCTGTTTCGTAGGGAAGGGGTTTAACCCTCCCTTCCGCTACCAGTTTTCCAGCTGGATCGGTAGAGCTGTCTAAATCTCCATAAATTCTGCCGCCGCCTGGGCAGTTTCTTACGCAAGGTGGCGATTTAGATGCTTCGCCGCAAGCAGGATCCCTCATTTGCGTGCAGACATAAGGTATCCATATAACCCTCTTTTCACTGCGTGAGTTAAGTTCAAGCACGGTATTCCAGCAGTCCTCGTTTTTATCATAGGTCCACACTCTACACGCTAGTGTACACGTGTGACATCCGATGCATCTATCCAGGTTTAGAACAAAGCCGAACCTAGCCATAACAGTTTACACCTCCTTGTAGACTTGGCAAAGCGCCGCCTTATATGTGGGGAAACCCGAGATAGGATCGAAAAGCCTTGGTATAAGCACATTAGCGTGTGCTTCGGGAACCATCGCCCAGCCGTGGAAGACGTCAACAACACCTGGGGGTACGATGTAGGTTAAATGGGCTTTCACCTTAATCTTTCCGTGGCTATTCTCGACTACGACAAGATCACCCTCTTCGATATTCCTTTTCTCCGCATCCTCAGGGTTTATATTGAGTATTGGGTAAGGCATAAGGTCTCTAAGCCACGAAAGCTCCCTCCACTTACTATGCGTATACATAGGAACCCTAGAGCCCGTGATTAAGATAAGCGGATACTTCTGAGCTAAATCCGGCCTGCTTATGGGCGATTCTTCTGGCTCTTTGAAGACTGGGAGCGGGTCATAACCATGCTTCTCCAAGATTGTGGACCATATTTCAACCTTGCCAGTTGGTGTCGGGAAACCAGGCTTCTTATCCCTTCGCAGCAACCCCTTCTCGTATTTCTTATATTCCTCTGAGCCAGGTGGAGGTATCTCCTTGCCTTCTGGGATGGGTATTTCGTCTGTGGTTACACCAGCCTTCTGCAGAATATAGTCAAGCCCTTTCTTGGTATCGCCATCCCAAAACTCCTTTGCATAGCCCAGTCGGACAGCTAAATCAAATACTATTTGCCAATCGGTTTTTGCCTCCAAGTAAGGCTTTACAACAGGCTTCCTAACGTAAATCTTCCTCCCAAACCAGATGAAGGGTTCAAACCTCTCATAGTTGGTTGCCGCTGGCAAAACTACGTCGACATAATTATGCGTCCAAGGCCTAAGGAAGTAGTCAACCGCCACAACAAACTCCATCTTTTTCAAGGCTTCTTGGTACTCTTGAAACTGTGGCCACATTGTAGCATTTCATGGGGATACATAAACTACCGGCACTAACCGCACCCTTCGTCCTAACAGCGTGGGTCTTCTTGTTTGCGGCAAGAACACTTTTCAAAGGAATAAGCCCAAGCGTGGGATGGTGGGAACGTTGGCCAACTTATGGTGCTGAGGATAAGATGGAAGTTGGAGAATTTATAAAAGCTGTATTCAGAGGTAACGCCCAAGTAATGTTCAGCGATAGCTGGATTACAGGCGTAATCTTCTTTGTAGGCTACACACTAGGAGGAATAAGATACTATTGGG
This genomic interval carries:
- the glyS gene encoding glycine--tRNA ligase: MNYEQTLRLMLERGFLLPSSEIYPDALAGFWDYGPLGVALKNRYIDVWRRYLVRRDGMIEIDGCQIMPKSVFVASGHLEGFEDPIVSCTKCNLTLRADRLIQEKTGKIVPERLPNEELEALIASNNIVCPSCGARLGSVRRFNMMFRVNVGPSGDEAYLRPETCQSIFVDFPRLFKVMRCKLPVAFAQYGKSFRNEISPRQSLMRLREFYQAEIEVFFNPAKANEFEKFDEVKREVLRLAMKGEEVEELTVVEAFEKGYLPNKLIAYYLAILQQFYRYVGLDIKRTRFRRLGDDEKAFYATSAFDFEVETSLGWVELVACNHRGDYDLSGHAKVSKKDMMVLDGDKDVLPNVFELSMGVDRSVYAVVEHSLTVEGERTVMRLKPYLAPVQVGVFPLVTRDGLPEVAKQIHSKLKLGFDAFYDESGSIGRRYRRMDEIGTPICVTVDYQTLQDNTVTIRDRDTMAQERVKVSELEQILYQKIYSYPA
- a CDS encoding DUF92 domain-containing protein, with protein sequence MPLPLSDIVVGFVFITLLSYLAFRLRALSLSGAIASTAIGMIIFVGSGCWGWLLVMIIFFVTASFFTRYKYAYKRCLGAAEAKGGARSWVNAVSNGGAAALFAAAEYLFGGDIFAAAFLGVVATAASDTLATEVGLLSKTKPRLIVDLRRQVEPGTSGGVTPLGTSMAVVGALIIGFSAYMLGFFSGSLFKVVAVAAAGGTLGSIGDSLLGALLQEKYKCAVCGRVVEQPTHHGVKGSFVSGIPRFDNNLVNLTSTFIGAFAAMAVFLLMS
- a CDS encoding molybdopterin-dependent oxidoreductase, producing MEFVVAVDYFLRPWTHNYVDVVLPAATNYERFEPFIWFGRKIYVRKPVVKPYLEAKTDWQIVFDLAVRLGYAKEFWDGDTKKGLDYILQKAGVTTDEIPIPEGKEIPPPGSEEYKKYEKGLLRRDKKPGFPTPTGKVEIWSTILEKHGYDPLPVFKEPEESPISRPDLAQKYPLILITGSRVPMYTHSKWRELSWLRDLMPYPILNINPEDAEKRNIEEGDLVVVENSHGKIKVKAHLTYIVPPGVVDVFHGWAMVPEAHANVLIPRLFDPISGFPTYKAALCQVYKEV